CGACACGCATCAAGGACGCGCTCGGCTGTTCGCGCTAACTCCATCACGTCCCCGGCCTCCACGGGGAAGCAAACGCTCGGGTCGAAGTACTCTCGCCCTCCCCAACCGTGGTAACCAACCACGACGCAGCCTCGAGACATGGCCTCGGCTGGGGGGAGCGGAAGTCCTTCCGGATACCCGAAGCTGAAGAACAACATCGACCCGCCCATCACTCCAGCGGTCTCTTGCGCGTTCATGTCGTGGATGGGGATGACTTTGAAGCCGTCGAGCGCGCCGCGGAATCGAAGAATGTTGAACACCTGAGTAGCTTCTTCGGGTCGACGACGAGGCATGAAACAGATCTGGCGCTTCTTGCGCGAGGACCCCACCAGTGAGAACAACGAGTTGTCGATCGACCATCGCATCCGATAGACGGGCATGTTCGGGAACACGTAGTGAACGTAGTCGACG
The Coriobacteriia bacterium DNA segment above includes these coding regions:
- a CDS encoding glycosyltransferase family 1 protein yields the protein VDYVHYVFPNMPVYRMRWSIDNSLFSLVGSSRKKRQICFMPRRRPEEATQVFNILRFRGALDGFKVIPIHDMNAQETAGVMGGSMLFFSFGYPEGLPLPPAEAMSRGCVVVGYHGWGGREYFDPSVCFPVEAGDVMELARTAERVLDACRANDASVLGRGRLASKLIRSKYSRQQETDDVTSAWSELLSGRTDT